Part of the bacterium genome is shown below.
AAAATCCGTGCGATCGGTGTCGTTTCCCACGATGCGGATGTCATGATGAAATATCTCGACGATTACGGTACCACCCTCGATTACATCATGATCGTATACAACTTCCATCACAACAACGGTTCGTTTTCCATCAAGGGATATAACGATAACGATTACTCCGCCCTCATTCCACGCTGCGAGCGGATGGGTGTCGGTATTCTGGGTATCAAACCCATGGGAAGCGATCACATGGTCGAGCTGGCGCAGAAAGAGGGATACTATTCCGACAAGGAGGTCAATCCTTCGCAGGCCATGCTCCGGTATGTGTTCAAAACTCCCGAGATCGACTGCACCATGACCGCCATGAACAGCATGGATGAGCTCTTTAAGAACCTTGAAGCCGCTTACAAGCCGGGGATCTCTGCCCATGAGGAAGGTATGCTGAAGAAAATCAGCGATGCCGCGGCGGCAACGAAGGGCGCTTACCTGCCGCAGCATTACAAGTGGCTTGAAAACTGGGCATCGAACCGGGTTGTCTGAAAATGAAGTAAATCCTGTTTTGCATAAAGAAACCTGCGAGTCTTTTTCTTTCGCAGGTTTCTTTTGTATCACGCGGTGGACATTATCAACGATTCTCCGGCGGAACGGCGTGAACTGTAATGCTCTGTGAAGGGGAACTGTTTATCCGGAAAATGAATCCGGACAACACGGAGAGGCGTGATAACAGTATCGATAAAAGATATTTTCCAATCTCCGATATTTTTTTATATTTTTGTTTCTTGTAATCATGTAATCACGTTGTGCCATAGATCAGGTGGAATGTAAAGAAAAAGGAATGATGGAGGATGTATGGTCTTTCTGACGAGACGTGAGGCGCTCACCGGTATCGCGGGTCTGGCCGGTTCCGTGATAGTAGTCGGTTCCGGCTGCGCCATCAATCCGGTGACCCGAAAGCCTCAGATCATGCTCATGAGCGAAAGCAAGGAAATCAAGATGGGCGCCGATGCTCACGAGGATATTGTCAAATCGTACGGTTTATATAAGGATACAACAGTACAGAACTGGTTCACCGACCGCGGAAAACAGATGACGCCGATAACTCACCGTCCCAACCTGCCTTATCATTTCACTGTTCTCGACAGCCCGGTCATCAATGCGTTCGCGGTTCCGGGCGGATATATATACGTAACGAGGGGCATCCTCGCCTTTTTCAATAACGAGGCGCAGTTTGCCGGTGTCCTGGGGCACGAGCTCGGCCATGTAAACGCCCGTCACACCGCAGCCCGGTACTCCAAAGCCGAGCTTGTGAACATCGGGCTCGGTATCGGAACCATTTTTTCCGAAGAATTCCGGCAGTATTCCCAGCTCGTTTCCATGGGGACGACAATGCTGTTTCTGAAGTTTTCCCGTGACGACGAACGCGAGGCCGACAAGCTCGGGGTTCTCTATTCATCTTCGGTCGGGTACGATGCCGTTCAGATGAGTGAATTTTTCAAAACGCTCGAGCGGATGCAGCCGAAAGGCGGATCGCTGCCTGCCTGGCAGAGTACACATCCCGATCCGGGGGACCGTATCAAGGCAACGAAGCGGATGGCGCTCGATTTTCAGAAGAAACATCCCGGCGAACAATTCGTTGTCAGGCAGAATGAATATCTTGATCTCGTTGATGGAATCGTTTACGGTGACGATCCCCGTCAGGGGTATGTGAAAGAGGGGATATTCTATCACCCGGAGATGAAGTTCTCGTTCCCCGTACCGACCGGGTGGAAACTGTCGAATCAGCCGAGCGAAGTCCGCATGTCTCCGGAGAAGCAGGGGAGTATAATCATATTTATGGCAGCTCAGGGAAATACGCCTGCCGAGGCTTCCACACGGTTTGTATCGGGAAATAAAGTGGAAGTGCTCGATTCAGGCTCCCTTACAGTCAACGGTATGGATGGTGTGAAAACGGTTGGTGTGCTTGGCGAAGGGGATCAGAGATACGGCATCGTCTCCTATTATTTCCTGAAAGACGGGGCAGTTTTTGCTTTCCACGGGCTTTCATCGGTCGATGAAGCGGGTATGTACACGACTGTTTATGAAAAGGTTGTAACAGGATTCAAACGTCTCACCGATGCTTCATTGATCAATGTATCACCGGCCAGAATCAAACTGATAAAAACGGATGGCGCCGGTACATTGCAGAATGTTTTCGACGGTGCCGGGATACCAAAGGAAAAGCACGACGAGCTTGCCATTCTGAACGGAATGGAGCTCGGCGATTCCCTTTCCGCCGGAACACGGGTAAAGATCATATCATGATACGTATCATGTACCATTAAAAAGAATTGATAGAACGCGGATTAACGCGGATTTGTTTTTTTTATGTGAACGATTAATAATTACTTATGGTAGTATAATCTATTTGTTATATTTATTTGTGTCTTTGTGGTGATAAAACATGTCATAACATGAATTTACTTACTCCGTATCTCCGTGTCTTCGTGGTTAAAATTGTTTATAAATATTTTCATGAATAATCCGGATCATATGGAAAAACTAACAATAACCGTAAAGGGAAACGATGCTATGAAAAAAATGAGTCCGGTTCTTGCAGTGGTATGGCTTGCAGTTTTGATTACCGTATTTTCAACGCCCGTGTGGTCGCAAGAACCGAAACCCCGTCACGCTCCCGATATACTTCCCGGTGTGGAACCGGAAATGAATACGCCCGGATACTGGATACGTCTTCAGCTCGATGCCGATACGGTCATCATGACTCCCGAAGAAATCGTGAAGTTCAACGAAAAGCTCCGGAACAAGCATGTCGAGTTCCGGGACCGGTTCGGCAAACCCGATCCGATGATAAGCAACTACCTCGAAAAGTTGTCCATAGGGCTGTTCATGAATCCGATTCTGCCCCTTGGTCTTCCCGATACGGTGCCGGGAGACAGCCTGAGAGTGTGGCTTAAAGACAACACGGACTATCTGTTTTCACGGGATTTCTACGACAACAGGAACGCCATATACAGTGACCGCATGAAAAAGGATATCATCGGGAAAATGAATGCCAGCGCGGTGCCCGATGTCATCACGCGCAGGTTCGGCCTTATTGTCAAGCGCGCGGATATGCGTCTGTATCCTACATCCACTCCCGGATTCAGCGAAACGAAGTGGGAAATGGATTATTTTCAGACAACCGGCGTGTATTCCATCTGCCCGGTTGCCATTCTCCACGAGTCGGCGGACGGCGATTTCTACTATGTACAGAGCCCGATCGCGCGGGGCTGGATGGCTGCGGAGAATATTGCCCTCGCAGACAGAAAAACGATAAGGAAGCTTGTTGAAGACAAAAACTTTCTCATGGCGACCGGCAGCAAGGTTCCTCTGTACGGCGACCCTGAATTCAGGAACTTTATACGATATTTCTACATGTCCGCCACCGTGCCACTTATAAAACAGACCGGAAAGGGTTATACGGTCAGCCTGCCTTACCGCATGGCCGACGGTTCGCTCGGAATGACGCAAGGCTATGTGAAACCCGATGCCGATGTCCATGTCGGGTATCTCCCCTACACCAAGCGAAATGTAATCACTCAGTTTTTCAAGATGCTGGACGAGCCATACGGCTGGGCCGATCAGCAGAACAAGCGCGACTGTTCGGGGACCGGGCGTGTTGTTATCGACTGCTTCGGTTTCGTAACCGGCAGGTGGCCGAATTTTATTCTCCTCGCTTCCGACCACCAGACCTATATCGATCCCGCTCTGAGCACCGAGGCTAAACTCGCCGAGGCGGCTAAAATCGAGCCGGTCATCACCTTTGCCGGAACGGGTGGCCATATCGTGCTCTTTTTGGGTAAAGCCCAGAACGGCAAGCTCTATTTCATCCAGATGGCCGGCTGGGGCTACACTGACGAGAACGGCCAAAACCTGACAGTAAACCGTGTTGCAGTCAATTCGGCCGAACATAAGTGGTATGATATAAACCAGCCGAAAGTGTTTATGACCCTGCGGCCGTGACCTGCACGTTTATTTCATTGACAGATAAAGGCATCTCCTTCCCGGAGATGCCTTTTTTTTCTAAAAAATGATTATTTGTATAAGAAACGATTTGACAAATATTTTTACTGTAGTAAATTTACCTTTTTAGATATTACATGTTCCACTATGAATATACTGTCATTCCAAGTTGCATTCTGTGAAATAATAAGTTGTACAATAGACCCTGAAATAAATTCAGGTTGACATGAGCACCGCATGCTGAACTGGTTTCAGCAACTATTCCTGATATCAGTATCATTATTTATTCGCCTGAGCGGCAGTATAATGCAAATCTTCAGGAGAACTCGATATATGCCGACACTGTTAAAAATGACGTCCGTTATTGTCCTGTTCTCTGCAATTCTTTGTCCGTCGTACAAATCGTATTCCGATGAGACATGGATACATCACTCGCAGTTTTACAACGGTCCGGGGTCGTCCACAGTCAGATCAATCGCCCGAGGGAGCGGCCATACACTGTGGTTCGGAACCGCCACCGGCGGAGTATCGAGCTATGACGGCCGTTTGTGGGCTACTTATGCAACGGTGAACAGCGGAATCCCGGGTGATGATGTTACGGCTGTGGCAGTCGACCGGTTTGGAACGGTATGGTGTTCGTGCAAAGGTAAAGGCGTTTCGCGGTTCGACGGAAAGGTATGGAAGACCTTTGACACCGGAAACAGCGGTATCGCTATGACAGATATAAACGCAATATGTTCCGACTCCAGGGGAATAATATGGTTCGGCGGTGTAAAAAACAACGATGGGATTTGTCTGGTCAGCTTTGACGGAATAGAATTTACTCCCTGCATTCCTGAGAAGAATAACAAACACGTGGAAACCGTCTGCGCAATCGCTGTTGACCACAATGATGTGCTTTGGCTCGCCACGAAACAGAGCGGTGTCTGGAGCTACAACGGGAAAGACTGGACAGTCTACACTTCAGAAAACGGTCTTGTCGATAACTATGTCAATACGGTCGCGGTGGATAAAAACAACGTTGTCTGGGCCGGTACTTGGGAAGGAGCGTCATGGTTCGACGGGAAAGCGTGGCATTCCCTGGATTCGGTTTATTTTGTAACCTCGATTGCAATCGATGCATTGAACAGGGTGTGGTTTTGCTCGCGTGGAAGCGGTGCAGCGTGTTATGATGGAAAATCGTGGAAAAAATACACGAGCGAAAACAGCGGTCTGGCAGGCAATGAAGTGAATTCGGTCGCAATCGGTGAAACGGGCAGTATATGGTTCGGAACGTATAATAACGGAGTGTCATCTTTCGATGGTTCGACATGGACATCGTATGCAAGTCCCGTGCACGATTCCCTGCACCCGAAAGTAAAGGCCATGACTGTCGGAGAGGACGGCAGACTCTGGATAGGAATAGAAAAATCCGGAGTTTTCCGGGCAGCTGATTCGGGCTGGGTAAACTACGACGAAAAAACAAATCCGGCCGGAAACCGGATTACCGCTCTTACTGTCGATCATGACGGGATCGTGTGGTTCGGATCAGCGGACAGAGGAATTGCAAGCTTCGATGGTAAACTGTGGAAGGCATATCCTCCCGGCGAAGAAAATTCGTGTACGAAAATCAACGCCGCCGCTGTCGACCATGACAACGTCAAGTGGTTCGGTTCGGACAGGGGCGTACTCAGGTTCGACGGGAGAGTATGGCATACATATACCACAGAAAACAGCGATCTCCCGCACAACCTTATCAGGGCGGTCGCGGTCGATGCCGACAATATCACATGGTTCGGCACTGCCCGGGGAATATCGAGTTTCGATAACGGTGTCTGGAAGAATTATACGAGCGAGACAAACTGGTTCGCCAACGACAGTATCGTCGCCGTCGCTGTCGACCGCGACAACGTCAAGTGGTTCGGCGTGCTGAACGGCGGGCTTATGAGCTTCGACGGCGCAACGTGGACGACTTACGCTACAGATAACAGCGGGCTTGCAAGCAATGCAGTATGTGCCGCCGGTGTGGATGGAGACAACGTCAAGTGGTTCGGCACGAGGGACAGCGGAGTATCGAGCTTCGACGGCACAGCATGGAAGACCTATACGGTTGAGGACGGTCTCCTCGACAACACGGTGTTTTGCATTTCAGCGGACAGTGCGGGAGTTGTGTGGTTCGGGACAGGAATGGGGCTTTCGGGATTGACGATAAAGTAATACCGGGAAAAGACACACGGAACATGGCACAAGGTAAAAGGGGAAAAAAGGAGTACATTCCCGTGTGTCTTTTCCCTCTGCTGATAAATATGGAAATTACGGATTATGACTGGCGATTAAGCCTGTTTATTGTCTCCGCATTCCTCTTCTGGGCATGGCATTGTACTTTTCAAGCTGATCTTTGGTGAGAATCGATTCGAGCGCTTTGTCCGTGGCGCTGCGGATTTCCGTCATTTTGTCGCGCATAGCCTCGCGGTCCGCGTTTTCACCCTGTTTTCTCATCTCGGCCATAAGGGCATTCTGTGCATTGACCTCTTTCTCGATAACCGGAGTAATTTTGGTCTTCTGCTCTGCGGTCAGGGTGACTGCCTGATCGATCTGGGTAATCCTTCTGTCAATGCTCTGTTTAAGGGTGAATTCGCGCCATTTCTTCACCTGATCGGGAGTCATAACCTTTTCAACGGCTTCCAAGGTTGCTCCGCCGAAGAACCCGCCGCGTCTTCCGCCCTGCTGGGCATTGGCTGCCGCATCCTGGTAAATTTTTAAAATCTGAGCCTTCTGATCGTCGGAAAGCTTTGCCGCCTTGTCAATCTGCTCAACTATGCTCTCCGGCGTCGGTGGTGTGAACTGCGGTGGCTGGGCCATCACCGCTGATGCAATAACTAGGCATGCCACTGCGGTGAGGATGAAACTGGTGAGGATGATGTGTTTATTCATACCATGCTCCTTCTTTTAAATGTTGGTATGTGGGGTATACTTGCCCGACATTTCGACGACTGTACCATATAAAAGGTTTAATTTTTTTTCTTTATTGTTAATTTTTATTAACAATTTTACCCCAGCAATCTCTTTTATTGAATACAGTATACATTATTATTCTGGATTCAGTGAAAAAACAGAGAATAAAAGTGCATTTATCGATTGGTCTGATATAAAAAGGAGAAATAGTATTATTACGACAATGCGTGGTATGTTACAGTGAAAAATGTAATGGAATAGGGTATTGTATTAACGGTGCCGTCAGGAGTTTTCGGCACTTTCAAGCCACTGTCTGACCACAGCCACACGGGCGTCGGCAGTGTCGGCTTCACGGATGAAACGTGCCATGTCGGCTTTCAATTCGCCGAGCCTGTTTTCCATTCGGGCTATACCGGCTGTCTTATAGAGGATATCCATATCGAGGGGGACGAGAAGGATGTAATTTTTAAGATTGTCGAGCGCTTTCCCGTACTCGCCAAGATGAATGTAGAGCTCCGCAAGATTGAAATGAGGGAACGGATTCTCGGGGGCAAGCTCTATCGAATACCTGAACAATTCTTCCGCCTTGTCGAATTTTCCCGTCTCACGGTACAGGAGGCCGAGATTGTTGAGCGCGGTGAGATTCTCCGGATTGAGTTCGATCGCCTTTTCGAAAGCGAGAATAGCGCGTTTTTTATCGTCGATGTCCCTAAAAGCTGTGCCGAGGTTGGAGAAAACCGCTGGTTGATTTGCATCGTTTCTCAGCGCTTCCTGAAAATGGGATACGGCATCCTCGGAGCGGTTGGTCAGGTTCATGATTATACCGAGAATGTTATGGGCTTCGATATTTCCGGGGTCCATTTCAAGGATTTTCTTCAGATACGGTTCAGCCATGCCGAATGAGTTGATTTCCATGAACAGGCGGGCGATATTCAGATACGGCTCGATGAACATCGGGTCCGAAGTAATGGCGGATTCATAGAGCAGTACAGCGGCGTCAGGTCTGCCCTCGCTTACCGACAGCCCGGCAAGATTGTTTAAAGTCGAGGGATTGCGGGGATTGATTTCAATCGCTTTTTCATATGCCAGACGGGCTTTTTCGAAGTTCCGCGCCAGCTCGTAGGCTATGCCGAG
Proteins encoded:
- a CDS encoding tetratricopeptide repeat protein — translated: MNDKPEKDSNYYYELGIRELDSGHIDKAISAFKKAIKSNPRDPRPYSNLGIAYELARNFEKARLAYEKAIEINPRNPSTLNNLAGLSVSEGRPDAAVLLYESAITSDPMFIEPYLNIARLFMEINSFGMAEPYLKKILEMDPGNIEAHNILGIIMNLTNRSEDAVSHFQEALRNDANQPAVFSNLGTAFRDIDDKKRAILAFEKAIELNPENLTALNNLGLLYRETGKFDKAEELFRYSIELAPENPFPHFNLAELYIHLGEYGKALDNLKNYILLVPLDMDILYKTAGIARMENRLGELKADMARFIREADTADARVAVVRQWLESAENS
- a CDS encoding M48 family metalloprotease: MVFLTRREALTGIAGLAGSVIVVGSGCAINPVTRKPQIMLMSESKEIKMGADAHEDIVKSYGLYKDTTVQNWFTDRGKQMTPITHRPNLPYHFTVLDSPVINAFAVPGGYIYVTRGILAFFNNEAQFAGVLGHELGHVNARHTAARYSKAELVNIGLGIGTIFSEEFRQYSQLVSMGTTMLFLKFSRDDEREADKLGVLYSSSVGYDAVQMSEFFKTLERMQPKGGSLPAWQSTHPDPGDRIKATKRMALDFQKKHPGEQFVVRQNEYLDLVDGIVYGDDPRQGYVKEGIFYHPEMKFSFPVPTGWKLSNQPSEVRMSPEKQGSIIIFMAAQGNTPAEASTRFVSGNKVEVLDSGSLTVNGMDGVKTVGVLGEGDQRYGIVSYYFLKDGAVFAFHGLSSVDEAGMYTTVYEKVVTGFKRLTDASLINVSPARIKLIKTDGAGTLQNVFDGAGIPKEKHDELAILNGMELGDSLSAGTRVKIIS
- a CDS encoding SH3 domain-containing protein, with product MKKMSPVLAVVWLAVLITVFSTPVWSQEPKPRHAPDILPGVEPEMNTPGYWIRLQLDADTVIMTPEEIVKFNEKLRNKHVEFRDRFGKPDPMISNYLEKLSIGLFMNPILPLGLPDTVPGDSLRVWLKDNTDYLFSRDFYDNRNAIYSDRMKKDIIGKMNASAVPDVITRRFGLIVKRADMRLYPTSTPGFSETKWEMDYFQTTGVYSICPVAILHESADGDFYYVQSPIARGWMAAENIALADRKTIRKLVEDKNFLMATGSKVPLYGDPEFRNFIRYFYMSATVPLIKQTGKGYTVSLPYRMADGSLGMTQGYVKPDADVHVGYLPYTKRNVITQFFKMLDEPYGWADQQNKRDCSGTGRVVIDCFGFVTGRWPNFILLASDHQTYIDPALSTEAKLAEAAKIEPVITFAGTGGHIVLFLGKAQNGKLYFIQMAGWGYTDENGQNLTVNRVAVNSAEHKWYDINQPKVFMTLRP
- a CDS encoding aldo/keto reductase produces the protein SHLKQELIAKPKYRDQMIKLGFEGGINIYDVYDHSNYNQFKPMGQSLKGFRKDAVVSLCVVKPTPEVQDEIDGALKSFLTDYIDLYRLYTVDDDRMALLEKNRKAGKIRAIGVVSHDADVMMKYLDDYGTTLDYIMIVYNFHHNNGSFSIKGYNDNDYSALIPRCERMGVGILGIKPMGSDHMVELAQKEGYYSDKEVNPSQAMLRYVFKTPEIDCTMTAMNSMDELFKNLEAAYKPGISAHEEGMLKKISDAAAATKGAYLPQHYKWLENWASNRVV